The Sebastes fasciatus isolate fSebFas1 chromosome 13, fSebFas1.pri, whole genome shotgun sequence genome includes a region encoding these proteins:
- the mmp25a gene encoding matrix metallopeptidase 25a — translation MESQEEGTTENGEEECQTQNGGSEEEQEEGDEWADEGMVVDGDIGVDWIGFISGGTEEEEVLTVWRTGEPVTPEHVLLLNSYTREYLCSPEDNIYNINFSRFKIRDLASGAVILDIKKHVPTEIQDVIDLDTSRFIRYHFSPVFLTLREIGATLEFTVGSKALNRFRLIERHFFRNLLLKTFDFEIGFCIPHSRNTCEHIYCLPDLDPETVEEMIYNPFETRSDSFYFVNNKLIMHHKAEYSFAPQGESDISSRE, via the exons ATGGAGAGCCAGGAAGAAGGCACAACTGAAAACGGCGAGGAGGAGTGCCAAACACAGAATGGGGGAAGcgaagaggagcaggaagagggagATGAGTGGGCAGATGAAGGGATGGTGGTCGATGGAGACATTGGAGTCGATTGGATCGGGTTTATTTCAGGGggaacagaggaagaggaggtgctCACTGTatggagaaccggtgaaccagTGACCCCAGAGCATGTCTTGTTGCTGAACAGTTACACTAGGG AGTACCTGTGTTCACCAGAGGACAACATCTACAACATAAACTTCTCTCGCTTCAAGATCAGGGACCTGGCCAGTGGAGCAGTCATCCTTGACATCAAAAAACATGTTCCAAcag AAATTCAAGACGTCATTGACCTTGACACAAGCAGATTCATCCGGTATCACTTCTCTCCTGTCTTCCTGACCCTCAGAGAGATAGGAGCTAC GTTGGAGTTCACGGTGGGCAGCAAGGCACTGAACCGCTTCCGTCTGATCGAGAGGCATTTTTTCAGAAACCTCCTGCTCAAAACCTTTGACTTTGAGATTGGCTTCTGCATCCCACACAGCAGAAACACCTGTGAACACATCTACTGCTTACCTGACCTGGACCCAGAGACAG TTGAGGAAATGATTTACAACCCATTTGAGACGCGCTCGGATAGTTTTTACTTTGTCAACAACAAGCTGATCATGCACCACAAAGCGGAGTACTCCTTCGCCCCGCAAGGAGAAAGTGACATATCCAGCAGGGAGTAG
- the LOC141780027 gene encoding chaperone Ric-8A, which translates to MVADVERIIESVIQGDQDSVQLLLDSYNTQYAECFFFNTEVQERKKQRQLDEFRENKVRDCAPNSDSDIDSEDDEPDLLLRQRLATALLCFISGRLQPAVLRVCLHTLRILSRDRRALGPMVTDNALFTLAHLGGISSLQACPKQEEEEIPEDQSAGTHGRAASSCEEAADAKALSVSPVVSFSTTPVEVDGADTTNGSVHHCYSWRGDEEGHVVLARGKKDTREENSEEEEKEEDGEVCRKEAVKVLCNVIYNSPMAQERASALRLLHSLWVSLKQAIDSRVPSSGQFYKLRLLFLLTALRPELRLQLQQERGVSVLTKALEQCLAVRMGEGYEVLSDNATPPISKEMSQEVIEILKTLFNIAHRFYRQEPDEEEAALYRHLAAVLRHCLLLSCDGEDTLEELQGHTVNILSALPLTCLDVLLSVRVDQASHKWEGVNMDCVHTLLMFMDRRLNKGLRLKEKLIPVLNLLTESSRVHRETRHYLRQKILPPLRDVAIRPEQDTMLRGELVRLMTHVDTDVKHCAAELLFVLCKENVRRFVKYTGYGNAAGLLAARGLLTGRRNSGERKYASHYSSNSDSDTEEYREAKARINLVTGRVEAEQPDPMEGMTEEEKEQEARNLIGMINRLSRDQIIQPMGVTAEGRLAPLWGQMRRSSLAEEEEEEEDEEEEEEEEEEEEEESEEDVVLMPEGRKDKQME; encoded by the exons ATGGTGGCAGACGTGGAGAGGATCATTGAGAGCGTCATCCAAGGAGACCAGGACTCTGTCCAGCTCCTACTGGACAGCTACAATACCCAG TATGCAGAGTGCTTTTTTTTCAACACTGAAGTGCAGGAAAGAAAAAAG CAACGACAACTGGATGAG TTCAGGGAGAACAAAGTGAGGGACTGTGCTCCCAACTCTGATTCTGACATTGACTCAGAGGACGATGAACCTGATCTCCTTCTCCGACAG CGCCTGGCCACAGCCCTGCTGTGCTTCATCAGTGGTCGGCTACAGCCGGCAGTGTTACGGGTTTGCCTGCATACACTGCGTATCCTGTCCCGTGACCGGCGGGCCCTCGGGCCCATGGTCACCGATAACGCCCTTTTCACCTTGGCACACCTGGGAGGCATCAGCTCACTGCAGGCATGTCCAaagcaagaggaggaggaaatacCTGAGGATCAGTCGGCCGGAACACACGGAAGAGCAGCAAGTAGCTGCGAGGAGGCTGCGGATGCTAAAGCGCTATCTGTTAGCCCTGTTGTTTCATTTTCTACTACTCCTGTGGAGGTAGACGGTGCGGACACCACAAATGGATCAGTTCATCACTGCTACTCGTGGAGAGGTGATGAGGAAGGTCATGTGGTGCTCGCCCGCGGGAAGAAGGACACCCGGGAAGAGaacagtgaggaggaagagaaggaggaagatgGGGAGGTGTGTAGGAAGGAGGCCGTGAAAGTCTTGTGTAATGTCATCTACAACAGTCCCATGGCACAGGAGAGGGCCAGCGCACTAAG GCTTCTGCACAGTCTCTGGGTGAGTCTGAAGCAGGCGATTGACAGCAGGGTGCCGTCCAGTGGCCAGTTTTACAAGCTGAGACTGCTCTTCTTACTGACAGCTCTGAGGCCTGAGCTCAGGCTGCAGCTACAGCAG GAGCGTGGAGTGTCGGTGCTGACCAAAGCCCTCGAGCAGTGCCTGGCAGTGAGGATGGGTGAAGGATATGAGGTGCTTAGTGACAACGCAACTCCTCCCATCTCCAAGGAGATGTCCCAGGAGGTCATTGAGATCCTCAAGACGCTCTTCAACATCGCTCACAGGTTCTACAGGCAGGAGCCAGATGAG GAGGAGGCTGCCCTATATCGTCACCTGGCAGCCGTGCTGCGCCACTGTCTGCTGCTGTCATGTGACGGAGAAGACACGTTGGAGGAACTCCAAGG acatacagtaaacaTCCTGTCAGCACTGCCGCTGACCTGTCTGGACGTCCTGCTATCTGTTCGTGTGGACCAGGCGTCCCACAAGTGGGAGGGAGTCAACATGGACTGTGtccacacattgctgatgtttaTGGACAGACGCCTGAACaag GGTCTGAGGCTGAAGGAGAAACTTATACCTGTACTGAATCTGCTGACTGAGAGTTCTCGGGTACACAGGGAGACGCGTCACTACTTGCGGCAAAAG ATCTTACCTCCACTGAGGGACGTTGCCATCCGACCTGAGCAGGACACCATGCTGAGAGGCGAGCTGGTCCGCCTGATGACCCATGTCGACACAGACGTGAAGCACTGTGCTGCTGAGCTGCTCTTCGTGCTCTGCAAAGAGAACG TCAGACGCTTTGTCAAATATACGGGTTACGGCAACGCCGCTGGGCTGCTGGCAGCTCGAGGACTGCTGACCGGCAGAAGGAATTCAGGCGAACGCAAGTATGCTTCCCACTACTCCAGCAACTCAGACTCAGACACAGAAGAGTACCGGGAGGCCAAAGCTAGGATTAACCTGGTGACTGGCCGGGTGGAGGCGGAGCAGCCTGATCCGATGGAGGGCATgacggaggaagagaaggagcagGAGGCCCGCAACCTCATCGGCATGATCAACAGACTGTCACG AGACCAGATCATTCAGCCGATGGGGGTGACAGCAGAGGGGAGACTGGCTCCACTCTGGGGTCAGATGAGGCGCAGCTCActggcagaagaagaagaagaagaagaagatgaagaagaagaagaagaagaagaagaagaagaagaagaagaatcagaGGAGGATGTGGTTCTGATGCcagaggggaggaaggacaAACAGATGGAATAG